The Fimbriimonas ginsengisoli Gsoil 348 genome window below encodes:
- a CDS encoding S-layer homology domain-containing protein — protein MTKIKPLALMLGALLATSALAQSQSGAPADVPRDHWAFSAVDNLFKVGVLKGYPDGLFRGSRPASRFEMAAALGALYGQQQVKLSDLQAQVDTLKAKPAQTPEVTKAETTEFAKQIETLRLSVAAMRSQREDIDGLNVTFKNLFDQLHRLRSDLKQMHEDLGKVKAGK, from the coding sequence ATGACAAAGATTAAGCCGCTTGCCCTTATGCTTGGCGCACTGCTCGCGACGAGCGCGCTTGCCCAGAGCCAATCCGGAGCCCCGGCCGACGTCCCCCGCGACCACTGGGCGTTTTCCGCCGTCGACAACCTTTTCAAAGTCGGAGTGCTGAAGGGCTATCCCGACGGCCTATTCCGCGGCAGCCGTCCGGCATCGCGCTTCGAAATGGCCGCCGCCCTCGGCGCCCTCTACGGCCAGCAGCAAGTCAAGCTAAGCGACCTGCAGGCCCAAGTCGACACCCTGAAGGCCAAACCCGCTCAGACCCCGGAAGTCACCAAAGCCGAAACGACCGAGTTTGCTAAACAAATCGAGACCCTCCGCCTCTCCGTCGCCGCAATGCGCAGCCAACGCGAAGATATCGATGGCCTGAACGTGACGTTCAAGAACCTATTCGACCAGCTCCACCGCCTTCGAAGCGACCTCAAGCAGATGCACGAGGACCTCGGCAAGGTCAAAGCCGGCAAGTAG
- a CDS encoding Y-family DNA polymerase, which produces MVDGLLPIERKERPLQFLFLDLNSYFASVEQQEQPKLRGRPVAVVPVDVDTSFVIAASYQAKAFGIKTGTMIREAKERCPEIAIVKARPQVYLAYHKRVIDVAESVLPIDDVCSIDEMRFRLLGTERTPKVAEEIGREMKRAIRAGVGSEMSCSVGIAPNAFLAKVGTELQKPDGLVIIRADDLPHCLHPLKLTDFPGINKRMAARLNAAGIFSSEQMCAASRPDLHHAFGSIVGERWWYLLRGFDLGIDVHDRKTLGHSHVLPPNLRNEKGAFEVLLRLLQKASARLRATDLWATAMAVSVKGYRRSWQAKVRMPATQDTVTMNEHLAELWADHDFDMPRLVAVTFYELRSEAEFTPSLFTPTKDRAKLSHAVDTVNKKFGKHKVFLAGMEKVRHTADEKIAFNKTWLFSEGKGDNEWVDTFRGARD; this is translated from the coding sequence ATGGTAGACGGACTTCTACCCATAGAGCGAAAGGAGCGCCCGCTTCAGTTTCTGTTCCTCGACTTGAACTCATATTTTGCTTCGGTCGAGCAACAGGAGCAGCCCAAATTGCGCGGCCGCCCGGTGGCGGTGGTACCGGTCGACGTCGACACCAGTTTTGTCATTGCCGCCAGCTACCAGGCGAAGGCGTTCGGAATCAAGACGGGCACGATGATCCGGGAGGCGAAGGAGCGATGTCCGGAGATCGCGATCGTGAAGGCGCGGCCTCAGGTGTATTTGGCTTATCACAAGCGGGTGATCGACGTGGCGGAGTCGGTACTTCCGATAGACGACGTGTGCAGCATCGACGAGATGCGGTTTCGGCTGTTGGGCACGGAGCGTACGCCGAAGGTCGCGGAGGAGATCGGGCGGGAAATGAAGCGCGCGATTCGGGCGGGAGTGGGGAGCGAGATGTCTTGCTCGGTCGGGATCGCACCGAACGCTTTTTTGGCGAAAGTGGGGACCGAGCTACAGAAGCCGGACGGGCTGGTGATCATTCGCGCGGACGATCTGCCGCATTGCCTTCATCCGCTCAAGCTGACCGACTTTCCGGGGATTAACAAGCGGATGGCGGCTCGGTTGAACGCGGCAGGGATCTTCTCTTCCGAACAGATGTGCGCGGCGTCTCGTCCGGACTTGCACCATGCGTTCGGGTCGATCGTGGGGGAGCGTTGGTGGTATCTGCTGCGGGGGTTCGACCTTGGGATCGACGTCCACGACCGCAAGACGTTGGGGCACTCGCACGTGCTGCCGCCTAACCTACGAAATGAGAAAGGGGCGTTCGAGGTGTTGTTACGCCTGCTGCAGAAGGCGAGCGCGCGGTTGCGGGCGACCGACCTTTGGGCCACGGCGATGGCGGTTTCGGTGAAGGGGTATCGGCGAAGCTGGCAGGCGAAGGTGCGGATGCCGGCGACGCAGGACACGGTGACGATGAACGAGCATCTGGCGGAACTGTGGGCCGATCACGACTTCGATATGCCGAGGCTCGTCGCGGTGACTTTTTACGAGCTCAGGAGCGAGGCGGAATTTACACCATCGCTTTTCACGCCGACGAAAGATCGGGCGAAGCTCAGTCACGCCGTAGACACGGTGAACAAGAAATTCGGAAAGCACAAGGTCTTTCTCGCCGGCATGGAGAAGGTGCGGCACACCGCCGACGAGAAGATCGCGTTCAACAAGACCTGGCTGTTCTCGGAAGGTAAGGGGGACAACGAGTGGGTCGACACCTTCCGGGGAGCCAGGGACTAG
- a CDS encoding phosphoribosylaminoimidazolesuccinocarboxamide synthase encodes MPELLHTAVFGLPPARIGKVREVYDLGNELLIVATDRISAFDCVMANGIPDKGRILNQMSAFWFEQFGDVCPNHVISVSESDIQARCKQPQPELAGRATIARKAEPLPIECVARGYITGSLFKEYRAQGGKVHGLDLPPGLVDSERLPEPIFTPATKAQEGHDENISFDKAVDLVGREAAEFVREKTLEIYQRASDHALARGIILADTKFEFGRTANGIIWIDEALTPDSSRFWNADAYLPGKSQASYDKQFVRDYLETIDWDKRPPGPTLPPEIVDRTRAKYVEAFERLTGQTFGAQ; translated from the coding sequence ATGCCCGAACTCCTGCACACGGCCGTGTTTGGTCTCCCGCCCGCCAGAATCGGAAAGGTTCGCGAGGTCTACGACCTCGGCAATGAACTCCTGATCGTCGCCACCGACCGAATCTCCGCTTTCGACTGTGTCATGGCCAACGGGATTCCGGACAAGGGGCGCATCCTCAACCAAATGAGCGCCTTCTGGTTCGAGCAGTTCGGCGACGTCTGCCCCAACCACGTCATTTCCGTGAGCGAATCCGACATCCAGGCACGTTGTAAACAGCCCCAGCCCGAGCTCGCCGGACGGGCAACCATTGCTCGCAAGGCGGAGCCGTTGCCGATCGAGTGTGTCGCCCGCGGCTACATCACCGGATCGCTATTCAAGGAATACCGGGCGCAAGGCGGCAAAGTCCACGGCTTAGATCTCCCACCCGGCCTCGTCGATTCCGAGCGGCTCCCGGAGCCGATCTTCACCCCCGCGACCAAGGCCCAAGAAGGCCACGACGAAAACATCTCATTCGACAAAGCGGTCGATCTTGTCGGACGCGAAGCCGCCGAGTTCGTGCGCGAAAAGACGCTGGAGATTTACCAGCGCGCCTCCGACCATGCGCTCGCTCGTGGGATTATCCTCGCCGACACGAAATTCGAGTTTGGCCGTACCGCGAATGGAATCATTTGGATCGACGAAGCCCTCACCCCCGACTCGTCCCGTTTCTGGAATGCGGACGCATATCTCCCCGGCAAGTCCCAGGCCAGCTACGATAAGCAGTTCGTCCGCGACTACCTGGAGACCATCGACTGGGACAAGCGCCCCCCCGGCCCCACTCTCCCCCCCGAAATCGTAGACCGAACCCGGGCCAAGTACGTAGAGGCCTTCGAACGCCTCACCGGCCAGACCTTCGGCGCCCAATAA
- a CDS encoding glycoside hydrolase family 57 protein, with protein MPVGRFLLCLHSHMPYVLSHGVSPHGTDWINESAAECYLPLLHALDRLHHEGIRPRWTINMTPILAEQLEDPSFKTGFEEYCQQKIDIALSDAKRFEREGPLWMQGLAGFWQRFYTKALVQFKHQWGRSIIEGFRFFQDQGCIEVITSGATHGYQPLLGTDESCRAQVRLGVQTYEKHFGRKPRGIWLPECAYRPRYAWKSPVEPNAVAWERMGTDEILEQEGLEYFFVDSHMIRGGQPLGTYAANFPQLAEMFARSSRYFSPPEEFRSEYEHYLLPTGTTAFARDPQTTVKVWSGEAGYPGDEYYLEFHKQLYPGRLRYWRISQEKSDLGKKQPYDPYNAFERIQDHAADLVNVLKGTLAHYKGLADRTGTLVAMYDTELFGHWWWEGPEFLYELTKRLHADGEIEMVSGGDMMDTEPAKHLINLPEGSWGEGGYHYIWINEENSWTWAKLYPIERKMRQMARDYADGPAKEVVTQAAREMLLAESSDWQFLISTFAAKDYAEIRFQDHIDRFDRLAEIADRVHTGAVMTEEETAFLLECQQKDAPFAELDLSLWLPDAAKLNAQ; from the coding sequence ATGCCGGTTGGCCGATTCCTTCTCTGCCTCCACTCGCACATGCCGTACGTGTTGAGTCACGGGGTAAGCCCCCACGGAACGGACTGGATTAACGAATCGGCCGCCGAGTGCTACCTACCGCTCCTCCACGCCCTCGACCGCCTCCACCACGAAGGGATTCGTCCACGATGGACGATCAACATGACCCCGATCCTGGCCGAGCAGTTGGAAGACCCCTCCTTCAAGACCGGGTTCGAGGAGTACTGCCAACAGAAAATCGACATCGCTCTCTCCGACGCAAAGCGATTCGAGCGCGAAGGTCCCCTCTGGATGCAGGGGCTCGCCGGCTTCTGGCAGCGTTTCTATACCAAGGCGCTCGTTCAGTTCAAGCACCAGTGGGGCCGAAGCATCATCGAAGGATTTCGGTTCTTCCAAGACCAGGGTTGCATCGAAGTCATCACGAGCGGCGCCACCCACGGATACCAGCCCCTCCTTGGCACCGACGAATCGTGTCGAGCCCAAGTCCGGCTCGGCGTCCAAACCTACGAAAAGCATTTCGGACGCAAGCCCCGCGGTATTTGGCTCCCCGAATGTGCCTACCGCCCCCGATATGCCTGGAAGTCCCCCGTCGAGCCGAACGCCGTCGCCTGGGAAAGGATGGGAACCGACGAGATCCTGGAGCAGGAAGGGCTCGAGTACTTCTTCGTGGACTCCCACATGATCCGGGGCGGCCAGCCCCTCGGCACGTACGCCGCCAATTTCCCCCAGCTCGCTGAAATGTTCGCGCGTAGCAGCCGCTACTTCTCCCCGCCCGAGGAGTTTCGTTCGGAATACGAGCACTACCTGCTTCCAACCGGCACCACCGCGTTCGCCCGCGACCCGCAAACTACCGTCAAAGTGTGGTCCGGCGAAGCTGGCTACCCGGGCGACGAGTACTACCTGGAGTTCCACAAACAGCTCTATCCGGGCCGCCTCCGCTACTGGCGGATCTCCCAGGAGAAGAGCGACCTTGGCAAAAAGCAGCCGTACGACCCCTACAACGCGTTCGAACGAATCCAAGACCACGCTGCCGACCTCGTCAACGTCCTAAAGGGAACCCTCGCCCATTACAAAGGGCTCGCCGACCGAACCGGAACCCTCGTCGCCATGTACGACACCGAGTTGTTCGGCCACTGGTGGTGGGAAGGCCCGGAGTTCCTCTACGAGCTGACCAAGCGCCTCCACGCCGACGGCGAGATCGAGATGGTGAGCGGCGGCGACATGATGGACACCGAACCCGCCAAGCACCTCATCAACCTTCCCGAAGGAAGCTGGGGTGAGGGCGGCTATCACTACATCTGGATCAACGAAGAGAATTCGTGGACCTGGGCCAAGCTCTATCCGATCGAGCGAAAAATGCGTCAGATGGCCCGCGACTACGCCGACGGCCCAGCGAAAGAGGTCGTCACCCAAGCCGCGCGCGAGATGTTGCTCGCCGAGAGCTCGGACTGGCAGTTCCTCATCTCAACCTTTGCCGCCAAAGACTACGCCGAAATACGCTTCCAAGATCATATCGACCGCTTCGACCGCCTGGCCGAGATCGCCGACCGCGTCCATACCGGCGCCGTAATGACCGAAGAGGAAACGGCGTTCTTATTGGAGTGTCAGCAGAAAGACGCTCCGTTCGCCGAGCTAGACCTGAGCCTTTGGCTCCCCGACGCTGCAAAACTTAATGCCCAGTAA
- the serC gene encoding phosphoserine transaminase produces the protein MPQPYDRVFNFSAGPSTLPVPVLEKAQAEMMNFRGTGMSLMEMSHRSAPFEEVLHNAEADFRALLGIPDRYKVLFLQGGASTQFATIPMSYLPAGKKARYVITGSWGKKALESAKILGDAEVVWDGKSGNYNDVPNDLALDASDDVAYTHFTSNETIQGVRFSTDPNWGGPLVCDMSSDILSRPVDISKYDLIYAGAQKNMGPAGVAIVVISDEMLAKGPDGLPPMFDYRVHAENDSMYNTPATWGIYICGLVYRHLLDTGGLEAAAERNDRKAKLLYDAIDGSNGFFKGHAVPSARSTMNVTFTLASDDLTKAFLKEAQAKQLDGLKGHRSVGGCRASIYNAFPEEGCQVLADLMRDFASRNG, from the coding sequence ATGCCGCAGCCATACGACCGCGTCTTTAACTTTTCGGCCGGACCATCGACGCTCCCGGTCCCAGTGTTGGAGAAAGCCCAGGCGGAAATGATGAATTTCCGAGGAACCGGGATGAGCCTGATGGAAATGTCCCACCGCTCCGCCCCGTTCGAAGAGGTTCTCCACAACGCGGAAGCCGACTTCAGAGCCCTGCTCGGAATTCCCGATCGATATAAGGTGCTCTTCCTTCAAGGCGGAGCCAGCACCCAGTTCGCCACCATCCCCATGTCCTACCTCCCCGCCGGTAAAAAGGCCAGGTACGTCATCACTGGTTCGTGGGGCAAAAAAGCGCTCGAGTCGGCCAAGATCCTCGGCGACGCGGAAGTCGTATGGGACGGCAAGAGTGGCAACTACAACGACGTCCCAAACGACCTTGCCCTAGATGCCAGTGACGACGTCGCCTACACCCATTTCACGAGCAACGAGACGATCCAAGGCGTCCGCTTCAGCACCGATCCGAACTGGGGCGGCCCGCTCGTCTGCGATATGTCCTCCGACATCCTCTCCCGCCCGGTCGACATTAGTAAGTACGACCTGATCTACGCCGGCGCGCAGAAGAACATGGGCCCGGCCGGAGTCGCCATCGTCGTGATCAGTGACGAAATGCTGGCGAAGGGACCGGACGGCCTCCCCCCGATGTTCGACTACCGGGTGCATGCGGAAAACGACTCCATGTACAACACTCCCGCCACCTGGGGCATCTACATCTGCGGCCTCGTCTACCGGCACCTGCTCGACACCGGCGGCCTCGAAGCCGCCGCAGAAAGGAACGACCGAAAGGCGAAGCTGCTCTATGACGCCATCGACGGATCTAACGGGTTCTTCAAAGGGCACGCCGTTCCCAGTGCGCGGTCCACGATGAACGTAACGTTCACCCTCGCCAGCGACGACCTCACGAAGGCGTTCCTCAAAGAAGCGCAAGCAAAGCAGCTCGATGGCCTAAAAGGGCACCGGTCGGTCGGCGGATGCCGGGCGAGCATCTACAACGCCTTCCCGGAGGAAGGGTGCCAGGTCCTTGCCGACCTGATGCGCGATTTCGCCTCCCGTAACGGATGA
- the purE gene encoding 5-(carboxyamino)imidazole ribonucleotide mutase codes for MGSQSDLETMSPAATALEEFGVSYEMSVVSAHRTPDAMFEYARSARDRGLKVIIAGAGGAAHLPGMVASLTTLPVIGVPVQTRALSGVDSLYSILQMPAGIPVATVAIGNGRNAGLLAIRILGATDTRLADALTAFEARLRDHVAEMNVAVKKDWSPT; via the coding sequence ATGGGCAGTCAGAGCGATCTCGAGACGATGAGCCCCGCGGCCACCGCCTTGGAAGAATTCGGCGTCTCCTACGAAATGAGCGTCGTCTCGGCGCATCGAACTCCGGACGCCATGTTCGAATACGCGCGCTCCGCCCGTGACCGAGGCCTAAAGGTGATCATCGCCGGCGCCGGAGGCGCCGCTCACCTGCCCGGAATGGTAGCGTCCCTTACCACTCTGCCCGTCATCGGCGTCCCGGTACAAACCCGAGCCCTGTCCGGCGTAGATTCGCTCTACTCCATCCTACAAATGCCGGCCGGAATCCCCGTCGCCACCGTCGCGATCGGAAACGGCCGAAACGCCGGCCTCCTCGCCATCCGCATCCTCGGCGCCACCGACACCCGCCTCGCCGACGCCCTCACCGCCTTCGAAGCGCGACTCCGCGACCACGTGGCGGAAATGAACGTTGCCGTAAAAAAAGATTGGTCCCCCACATAA
- a CDS encoding DUF554 domain-containing protein produces the protein MRGTLLNTTTVAVGASVGLLVGHSIPDSYKQVALHGLGLVTVGIGIGMFLRAKNPLISAIAIAFGGIIGLALGIHAGIEHLAEWLKAQLGAHGSSTFAEGLITTFVLFCVGPMTLLGCLQDALERKIDLLALKSTMDGIAAVFFAAALGPGVLVTAGLLLLFQGALTLMARPLRPLAEDPDALAELSGAGGAILLGTGIGLLGLADLHTANYLPAIFLAPLLVLIGRRIPKKAVAA, from the coding sequence ATGCGCGGGACCCTGCTGAACACGACCACCGTCGCGGTAGGGGCGTCCGTTGGTTTGCTCGTGGGACACTCCATCCCCGACAGCTACAAACAGGTCGCGCTTCATGGCCTGGGCCTCGTCACCGTCGGGATCGGGATCGGGATGTTTCTGCGCGCCAAGAACCCGCTCATCTCGGCGATCGCCATCGCCTTCGGCGGAATCATTGGTCTCGCTCTCGGCATCCATGCCGGGATCGAGCACCTCGCGGAATGGCTGAAAGCGCAGCTCGGCGCCCACGGCTCCAGCACATTCGCTGAGGGGCTCATCACCACCTTCGTGCTTTTCTGCGTCGGCCCCATGACCCTGCTCGGCTGCCTGCAAGATGCGCTGGAGCGGAAGATCGACCTCCTTGCCCTCAAGTCCACGATGGACGGTATCGCGGCCGTCTTTTTCGCCGCCGCCCTCGGGCCCGGCGTCCTCGTCACTGCCGGCCTGCTTCTCTTATTCCAGGGTGCTCTAACGTTGATGGCGCGTCCGCTTCGCCCCTTGGCCGAAGACCCCGACGCCTTGGCGGAGCTGAGCGGGGCGGGCGGCGCGATCCTGTTGGGAACCGGCATCGGGCTGCTTGGTCTTGCCGACCTGCACACCGCCAACTACCTCCCCGCCATTTTCCTCGCCCCGCTTCTCGTGCTGATCGGCCGACGAATCCCCAAGAAGGCGGTGGCGGCGTGA
- a CDS encoding cytochrome P460 family protein produces the protein MRAIFAMVGCGVLAAGMAPMRQQSAAKDSEGVRQEIGSYRTWQCVTPRPVDMTPSIAMSCIGPATWDRSPNPHFQYVFKVYVNQLGKAALADPKHGPFPVGSIIVKEKYEVRQGQDRWRERELPKGAKPVLLTAMIKRPNGFDRANGDWQYMALSGDMKSRSTTGISYCSACHATQVKHDYVFGSYLPARFGTQEGRFIPIKGLGGRSR, from the coding sequence ATGCGGGCGATCTTTGCGATGGTGGGGTGCGGGGTGCTGGCGGCAGGAATGGCGCCGATGAGGCAACAATCGGCGGCGAAAGACTCGGAGGGCGTTCGGCAGGAGATTGGCTCCTATCGGACGTGGCAGTGCGTCACGCCGAGGCCGGTGGATATGACGCCTTCAATCGCCATGAGCTGCATTGGTCCGGCGACGTGGGATCGATCCCCAAATCCGCACTTCCAGTACGTATTCAAGGTGTATGTCAACCAACTCGGCAAGGCGGCGTTAGCAGACCCGAAGCATGGTCCGTTTCCGGTCGGATCGATCATCGTTAAGGAGAAGTACGAGGTTCGGCAGGGGCAGGATAGGTGGCGTGAGCGGGAATTGCCAAAAGGGGCCAAGCCGGTCCTGTTGACGGCGATGATCAAGCGTCCGAACGGCTTTGATCGGGCGAATGGGGATTGGCAATACATGGCCCTGTCGGGAGACATGAAGAGCCGGTCGACGACCGGGATCTCTTACTGCAGCGCGTGCCATGCGACGCAGGTGAAACACGACTACGTGTTCGGAAGCTATCTTCCGGCTCGATTTGGGACTCAGGAGGGGCGGTTTATTCCGATCAAAGGTCTCGGCGGTCGTAGCCGGTGA
- a CDS encoding mechanosensitive ion channel family protein yields the protein MTWPDWVLHLPAPLRWSFLGVAAWQAIGVLVLVLAALVAALFGRIVAVRLLRFRSRFLPNRLTLETERAIRRAIGILSGVAVSYLILGELVLPSHLDGFGRSILCGIAIVAFGMLAYSMWDAVCDDIASRATGSDRAERLLVPMARKFVRALIVLVAFLVGATMLFNADVRGILASLGIGGLVVALAAKDSVENVFGSLTILFDMPFAIGDWVRIDKTEGIVEEINLRSTRVRTFEDTVITLPNANLIRASVENVSSRRNRRQKLDLRLSYDTGPEALDAFCRDLRAWLERQPKTVREKTIVDIQDFGEPSFGVLVQCHFDAKTQAEELDLRHLLGLEILRLRDKHKVMFAAHPRPEPTAKH from the coding sequence GTGACCTGGCCAGACTGGGTCCTCCACCTTCCCGCTCCCCTGCGATGGAGCTTCTTGGGCGTTGCCGCCTGGCAGGCGATTGGAGTGCTCGTGCTCGTCCTGGCCGCTCTCGTCGCGGCCCTGTTCGGCCGGATCGTCGCCGTGCGCCTTCTCCGCTTCCGTTCTCGCTTCTTGCCAAACCGATTGACTCTGGAAACCGAAAGGGCGATCCGACGAGCGATCGGAATCCTCTCCGGCGTCGCGGTGAGCTATCTGATCCTCGGTGAGCTCGTCTTGCCGAGCCATCTCGACGGATTTGGCCGGTCGATTCTTTGCGGAATCGCGATCGTCGCGTTCGGAATGCTGGCGTATTCGATGTGGGACGCAGTATGCGACGACATCGCCTCCCGCGCCACCGGCAGCGACCGGGCCGAACGGTTGCTGGTCCCGATGGCTCGCAAGTTCGTGCGGGCCCTGATCGTCTTGGTCGCCTTCCTCGTGGGCGCCACGATGCTATTCAATGCCGACGTCCGCGGCATCCTCGCCTCGCTCGGAATTGGCGGACTTGTGGTCGCTCTCGCCGCCAAAGACTCAGTTGAGAACGTCTTCGGTTCGCTCACGATTCTCTTCGACATGCCATTCGCCATCGGCGACTGGGTCCGAATCGACAAAACCGAGGGAATCGTCGAGGAGATAAACCTCCGGTCCACCCGCGTGCGGACGTTCGAAGACACCGTCATCACCCTGCCCAATGCCAACCTGATCCGAGCCTCGGTAGAAAACGTATCGTCGCGGCGAAACCGCCGGCAGAAGCTGGACCTCCGCCTCAGCTACGACACCGGCCCCGAAGCGCTCGACGCCTTCTGCCGCGACCTCCGCGCCTGGCTTGAGCGGCAACCGAAAACCGTTCGCGAAAAGACGATCGTGGACATCCAGGATTTCGGCGAGCCGTCCTTCGGAGTCTTGGTCCAATGCCACTTCGACGCCAAAACCCAAGCCGAGGAGCTCGATCTGCGACACCTCCTAGGCTTGGAGATCCTACGCCTCCGAGACAAACACAAGGTAATGTTCGCCGCCCACCCCCGCCCCGAACCCACGGCCAAACACTAG
- the tgt gene encoding tRNA guanosine(34) transglycosylase Tgt yields the protein MPNVRYELIATCPHTKARRGRLHTPHGTVETPFFMPVGTQGTVKTVGSEDIEGLGFEQVLSNTYHLSLRPGADLVEQLGGLHRFMSWNGAILTDSGGYQVMSLSNTRKIDDQGVTFRSHLDGSLHYLPPERSIEIQGQLGVDISMCLDECPPYPCTRDEAANAMRRTHLWAPRNLAVRRETQAVFGIVQGGVHEDLRRESAEFISSLPFDGVAIGGVSVGEPTEMQYPVVEFTAPLLPADKARYLMGVGHPKDILHGVASGIDMFDCVLPTRMARHHALYTLDGRVNIRAKRWADHNGPVDEGSVFPQTERYSAAYMRHLFVAGEALGARLATLHNLAFYARLMREIREAIEQGTWPELAARYAQA from the coding sequence TTGCCCAACGTTCGTTACGAGCTCATCGCGACGTGCCCGCATACGAAGGCGCGACGAGGGCGTTTGCACACTCCGCACGGTACGGTGGAAACCCCGTTCTTTATGCCTGTTGGGACCCAGGGGACGGTGAAGACGGTCGGAAGCGAGGATATCGAGGGGCTTGGTTTTGAGCAAGTCTTGTCCAATACCTATCATTTATCCCTCCGGCCGGGCGCGGATTTGGTGGAGCAGCTCGGTGGTCTTCATCGCTTCATGTCTTGGAACGGCGCGATCTTGACCGACTCCGGGGGGTACCAGGTGATGTCGCTCTCCAACACGCGGAAGATCGATGATCAGGGGGTGACGTTTCGCTCCCACCTGGATGGGTCGCTTCATTACCTGCCGCCGGAACGATCGATCGAGATTCAGGGGCAGCTCGGGGTCGATATCAGCATGTGCCTGGACGAATGCCCGCCGTATCCGTGCACTCGGGACGAAGCCGCGAATGCGATGCGCCGGACCCACCTGTGGGCGCCACGGAACTTGGCGGTTCGGCGGGAGACGCAGGCGGTGTTCGGAATCGTTCAGGGGGGAGTGCATGAAGACCTCCGGCGGGAGTCGGCGGAATTCATTTCCTCGTTGCCGTTCGATGGGGTGGCGATCGGGGGAGTCAGCGTCGGGGAGCCGACGGAGATGCAGTACCCGGTGGTGGAGTTCACGGCTCCGCTGCTTCCGGCCGACAAGGCGCGCTACCTTATGGGTGTCGGCCACCCGAAAGATATCTTGCACGGGGTGGCGTCGGGAATTGACATGTTCGATTGCGTGCTGCCGACCCGCATGGCGCGGCACCATGCCCTGTACACGCTGGACGGTCGGGTGAATATCCGTGCCAAACGGTGGGCAGACCACAATGGACCGGTCGACGAGGGGAGCGTGTTTCCGCAGACGGAGCGGTACTCGGCCGCCTATATGCGCCACCTTTTCGTGGCGGGCGAGGCGCTTGGGGCTCGGCTGGCGACCTTGCATAACTTGGCGTTTTACGCCCGGCTGATGCGCGAGATCCGCGAAGCGATTGAGCAGGGAACTTGGCCCGAGTTGGCGGCCCGCTACGCGCAGGCCTGA
- a CDS encoding GNAT family N-acetyltransferase, producing MRGAELRTGRLVVRTPMKGDGVKYARYYTLNREFLQPYSPKFDAGMFSASEWESSIPLIQQQFANGTTARFVLMLGDELIGVANLTQIQRGPSYSAILGYTLSEEHQGHGYMKEALGEVVRYMFEARNLHRIVANYMPRNERSGRLLRSLGFQVEGYARDYLLIDGVWEDHVLSARTNPDWKG from the coding sequence ATGCGCGGAGCCGAACTAAGAACCGGACGATTGGTGGTGCGCACGCCGATGAAGGGCGACGGAGTCAAATACGCCCGTTATTACACGCTGAACCGCGAGTTTCTTCAGCCGTATTCGCCCAAATTCGACGCCGGTATGTTCTCGGCTTCAGAGTGGGAGTCGAGCATCCCGTTGATTCAGCAGCAGTTCGCCAACGGGACCACGGCTCGATTCGTTCTGATGCTTGGGGATGAGTTGATCGGCGTAGCCAACCTGACCCAGATCCAGCGCGGTCCTTCGTACTCCGCGATCCTCGGCTACACCCTTTCCGAGGAGCACCAAGGGCACGGGTACATGAAGGAGGCGCTTGGAGAAGTCGTTCGCTATATGTTCGAGGCGCGAAACCTTCACCGAATCGTCGCCAACTACATGCCGCGCAACGAGAGGTCCGGCCGTCTTCTGCGAAGCCTCGGCTTTCAGGTCGAGGGGTATGCGCGCGACTATCTGCTGATAGACGGGGTCTGGGAAGACCACGTGCTTTCCGCCCGGACGAACCCGGACTGGAAGGGATAA